From the Microcoleus sp. AS-A8 genome, one window contains:
- the lysS gene encoding lysine--tRNA ligase, with product MPSEQSPPEPQDHSNLEGIRAARLEKVHQLKAIGMNPYAYHWESTHNAAELQEKFADLPDGEEVDLEVAIAGRILARRVFGKLAFFNLQDETGTIQLYLDKQKITTGMADVPNAFNHLKQLTDIGDIIGVKGTIKRTEKGELSVYVSRYTMLTKSLLPLPDKWHGLTDTEKRYRQRYVDLIVNPTVRETFRRRAKITASIRRYLEEQDFLEIETPVLQSEAGGAEARPFITYHNTLDMELYLRIATELPLKRLVVGGFEKVFELGRIFRNEGISTRHNPEFTTVEVYQAYADYNDMMQLTENLITTAAQDVLGTLKISYQGQEIDLTPPWRRITMHQLVQEKIGLDFTQFETLEAAQTAARQAGITGVDACSSIGKLLNECFEQKVEETLIQPTFVLDYPVEISPLAKPHRDKPGLVERFELFIVGRETANSFSELTDPIDQRERLEAQAARKAAGDLEAPGVDEDFITALEYGMAPTGGLGIGIDRLVMLLTDSASIRDVIAFPLLKTFSHVIRSFDYDEAAQILRVEFNSGSVYQYRDVPKSVYHEMKIAPSVGQYFNTHIREKYGQNREI from the coding sequence ATGCCCTCCGAGCAGTCCCCACCAGAACCCCAAGATCACTCAAATTTAGAAGGAATCCGTGCAGCACGCTTGGAGAAAGTCCACCAGCTCAAAGCCATTGGGATGAATCCCTATGCCTACCATTGGGAATCGACTCACAACGCCGCAGAACTCCAGGAAAAATTTGCCGACTTACCCGATGGTGAAGAAGTTGATCTTGAAGTGGCGATCGCAGGTCGAATCTTAGCACGTCGAGTCTTCGGAAAACTGGCGTTCTTCAATCTTCAGGACGAAACCGGCACGATTCAGCTGTACCTCGATAAGCAGAAAATCACCACCGGAATGGCAGATGTGCCCAATGCCTTCAACCACTTAAAGCAACTCACCGACATTGGAGACATTATCGGCGTCAAGGGAACGATTAAGCGCACCGAAAAGGGTGAACTCTCGGTTTATGTCAGCCGCTACACTATGCTGACGAAGTCCCTTTTGCCCTTACCCGATAAATGGCATGGTCTTACGGATACAGAAAAGCGCTATCGTCAACGCTACGTTGACCTGATTGTCAACCCCACTGTGCGGGAAACGTTCCGACGCCGCGCCAAAATCACCGCTTCCATTCGCCGCTACCTGGAAGAACAAGACTTTCTAGAAATTGAGACGCCCGTGCTTCAGTCGGAAGCCGGGGGGGCAGAGGCGCGTCCTTTCATCACTTATCACAATACCCTGGACATGGAGCTGTACCTGCGAATCGCCACCGAGTTGCCTCTGAAGCGACTGGTGGTGGGGGGGTTTGAGAAGGTGTTTGAGCTAGGGCGGATCTTCCGGAATGAAGGCATTTCTACCCGCCATAACCCGGAATTTACCACCGTTGAGGTTTACCAAGCCTACGCGGATTACAATGACATGATGCAGTTGACGGAAAATTTGATTACCACCGCTGCACAAGATGTCTTAGGGACGCTGAAAATTTCCTACCAGGGTCAAGAAATTGACTTAACCCCCCCTTGGCGTAGAATCACCATGCATCAGTTGGTGCAGGAAAAGATCGGTTTAGATTTTACTCAATTTGAGACCTTGGAAGCCGCGCAAACGGCGGCTCGTCAAGCGGGAATCACGGGTGTGGATGCATGTTCATCCATCGGAAAACTGCTCAATGAATGTTTCGAGCAGAAGGTTGAGGAAACCTTGATTCAGCCGACGTTTGTCCTGGATTATCCCGTAGAAATTTCTCCCCTTGCCAAGCCGCATCGGGATAAGCCTGGTTTAGTCGAGCGCTTTGAGCTATTTATCGTAGGACGGGAGACGGCAAATAGCTTTTCGGAGTTAACCGACCCCATCGACCAACGCGAACGTCTAGAAGCACAGGCGGCGCGGAAAGCAGCCGGAGATTTGGAAGCGCCGGGAGTGGATGAAGATTTTATCACAGCATTGGAATATGGGATGGCTCCCACGGGCGGCCTTGGGATAGGAATTGACCGCTTAGTGATGTTGTTAACCGATAGTGCCAGTATTCGGGATGTGATTGCATTTCCCCTGCTCAAAACGTTTAGTCATGTGATTCGCTCATTTGACTATGACGAAGCGGCTCAAATCTTGCGAGTTGAATTCAACAGTGGCAGCGTCTACCAATATCGAGATGTACCTAAGAGTGTGTACCACGAAATGAAGATTGCTCCGTCTGTCGGACAGTATTTTAATACGCACATTCGCGAGAAATACGGTCAGAATCGAGAGATTTAA
- a CDS encoding glyoxalase-like domain protein, whose product MILSVNFISLLLESLPLGSFLPGLPLDSLFSTQGIMVMLLVAYAGAMWMFLTSAPKVHTIMVSDLEIARQFYEGLLNLAAAEVPLHYYYNYEQTLGTSTLDPLYMSATNLGSTSATKLRGADGLWYQLRKNTQLHVISGASLGKKNQQRHVCFDHDCLEQVLMRVQMQRLKYKVRAEKPLNFLVKDLDGRVIELAEVSN is encoded by the coding sequence ATGATTTTATCCGTGAATTTTATTTCCCTCCTGCTTGAGTCCCTACCTCTGGGTTCATTTTTGCCCGGTCTTCCTTTGGATAGCCTGTTTTCCACCCAGGGCATTATGGTGATGCTATTGGTCGCCTATGCGGGTGCCATGTGGATGTTTCTCACCAGTGCCCCCAAAGTTCATACCATCATGGTGTCGGATTTAGAGATAGCGCGACAGTTCTATGAAGGTCTGCTCAATTTGGCGGCGGCGGAAGTTCCTTTACACTACTATTACAACTACGAGCAAACCCTGGGCACTAGTACGCTTGACCCCCTTTACATGTCAGCGACCAACTTGGGAAGCACCAGCGCCACCAAACTCAGAGGTGCTGATGGGTTGTGGTACCAACTCAGAAAGAATACTCAGTTACATGTGATCTCTGGGGCAAGCCTGGGTAAGAAAAATCAGCAACGCCACGTTTGCTTCGACCATGACTGCTTAGAACAAGTGTTGATGCGAGTGCAAATGCAACGCCTCAAGTATAAAGTTCGTGCCGAGAAGCCCCTAAATTTTCTCGTCAAAGATTTAGATGGTCGCGTGATCGAATTAGCAGAAGTTTCCAATTAA
- a CDS encoding sigma-70 region 4 domain-containing protein, translated as MQIPHFSESNHPIVKSLFHHSDQELLTLFQRHPEQGKYFTAIFCRYSPIVYTLIRHSARSPVQAEYLFALTWRHIFYELSGLDLRYESTPGTSSFQNWLINMTAFCINQADLPPVEEIHYDLNAAPPPFWCYLEQALEQLQPVMRLIVIMAQTFHWSETRIAAYLQAEGEVVSPAQVRIQLQKGYQTLETALPEDIRLIYLAQAASLQANSQVNALSV; from the coding sequence GTGCAAATCCCCCATTTTTCCGAATCCAATCACCCGATTGTCAAATCGTTGTTTCATCACAGCGATCAGGAATTGCTGACCCTGTTTCAGCGTCATCCAGAGCAGGGAAAGTACTTCACGGCTATTTTCTGTCGCTACAGTCCAATTGTCTATACATTGATTCGGCACTCGGCGCGATCGCCGGTACAGGCTGAATATCTATTTGCTCTGACTTGGCGTCACATCTTCTACGAACTCAGCGGTCTAGATTTACGCTATGAAAGTACTCCGGGGACGAGTTCCTTTCAAAACTGGCTGATCAACATGACCGCCTTCTGTATTAACCAAGCGGATTTGCCGCCAGTGGAGGAAATTCACTACGATCTCAATGCGGCACCCCCACCGTTCTGGTGTTACCTGGAACAAGCATTAGAACAACTCCAACCCGTAATGCGGTTGATTGTGATCATGGCTCAGACGTTCCACTGGAGCGAAACACGAATTGCAGCTTATTTGCAAGCGGAGGGAGAAGTGGTTTCACCCGCCCAAGTGAGAATTCAGCTCCAAAAAGGCTATCAAACTTTGGAAACAGCCTTACCTGAAGATATTCGCCTGATTTATTTGGCTCAGGCGGCTTCCCTACAGGCAAATTCCCAAGTTAATGCTCTATCTGTATAG
- a CDS encoding tetratricopeptide repeat protein has translation MNKQGLSVVKNTKGVIKSPSYLTSCTRGNNPSGNQCPGSQLRRHTRFYTAVALTLNSLILTFSTGVQAQFVPPGVPEVELLEQLDVPLNNGIQGEDRNQADFLMRLGGQAQAQGNYDKAIANWLQALDIYQRIGDLEGEGVTYDYIGVTYAKMGRYRQAEDALRRRVGVARSRRDFQGQIYGLNNLGTILLESGSPESAQATFTEALTIARSIQNKAGEGLSLSNLGLAAAAQGSYFEAIKRYQAALVLRRRADDSLGEANTRNNLADAYRAVNLYRDALITYQGGLRVAQATRDIPNQFRALRGLVQSYSAMKQYPVALKLLEQHKALAQTQANRREQLLSLRYAAQLYRATGNLVNARILYQEAIVLANVLGETQEEAFLRDDLSQITYSLPRL, from the coding sequence ATGAATAAACAGGGTTTGTCAGTCGTGAAAAACACCAAAGGGGTGATTAAAAGTCCCTCATACCTCACCTCTTGCACTCGTGGCAACAACCCGTCAGGGAATCAATGTCCTGGCTCCCAGCTAAGACGGCATACTCGTTTTTACACAGCCGTAGCGCTAACCCTTAACAGCTTAATCCTGACTTTCAGTACGGGAGTCCAAGCTCAATTTGTGCCTCCAGGCGTGCCAGAGGTTGAACTCCTAGAACAACTGGATGTCCCTTTAAACAATGGGATTCAAGGGGAAGATCGAAATCAGGCCGATTTCTTGATGCGGTTAGGAGGACAGGCGCAGGCGCAGGGAAATTATGACAAAGCGATCGCCAACTGGTTACAGGCACTCGACATTTATCAGCGAATTGGTGACCTTGAGGGTGAGGGTGTGACTTACGACTACATCGGGGTAACCTATGCGAAAATGGGACGCTATCGGCAAGCAGAAGATGCCCTAAGACGGCGAGTTGGGGTTGCTCGTTCACGCCGAGATTTTCAAGGACAGATTTATGGATTGAATAACTTGGGCACCATTTTGCTGGAATCCGGCAGTCCTGAATCGGCTCAGGCCACCTTTACAGAAGCCCTGACGATTGCTCGTAGTATCCAGAATAAAGCGGGCGAGGGCTTAAGTTTGAGTAACCTGGGTTTAGCGGCAGCAGCACAGGGAAGTTATTTTGAGGCGATTAAGCGTTACCAAGCAGCCTTGGTTTTGCGACGTCGGGCGGACGATTCCCTAGGGGAAGCAAATACACGAAATAATTTGGCAGACGCCTATCGCGCTGTCAACCTTTACAGGGATGCCTTAATCACCTATCAAGGAGGATTGCGAGTGGCACAAGCGACGCGGGATATCCCCAATCAGTTTCGTGCACTTAGGGGTCTGGTGCAATCTTATAGCGCCATGAAGCAGTATCCGGTGGCGCTCAAACTTCTTGAACAACACAAAGCTTTAGCCCAAACACAGGCAAACCGTCGAGAACAACTGCTTTCGCTGAGGTATGCGGCTCAACTTTATAGAGCGACAGGGAATTTGGTCAATGCTCGCATTCTTTATCAAGAAGCGATTGTACTGGCAAATGTTTTAGGAGAAACCCAAGAAGAAGCCTTCTTACGAGATGATTTGAGCCAAATCACTTATTCATTACCGAGGCTCTAA
- a CDS encoding DUF3616 domain-containing protein: MPKPFLLTRVLLRFDEPSEDMVGNLSAAAFTPDGSLWLGSDEGITIERLSLIEPYIFGKHQSFSMGDFVELFNQEDEIDIEGMDYENNYLWLTGSHSTKRKKAKGKNPQKDLDRLATIKAEPNRYLIARIPVINGELLKSGSLPDHPDQKLTAAYLQKTKDENILIEALKDDCHLGPFLSFPLPSKENGFDIEGLAVHQGKIFLGFRGPVLRGWAIIVEIEVEEKEPGILTLKKIGEEGKLYKKHFVNLNGLGVRELCLNGDDLIILAGPTMDLEGSLRIFRLKNALEHPSNSLSSQESGDLELLFDLPFNVGADHAEGLALFPCLGESDSLLVVYDSPDEARLVKPHSVYADVFRLK; this comes from the coding sequence GTGCCCAAACCCTTCTTATTAACACGCGTACTCCTGCGTTTCGACGAGCCATCTGAAGATATGGTAGGAAACCTATCTGCTGCTGCGTTTACACCTGATGGTAGCTTATGGCTCGGTTCCGATGAAGGCATAACCATTGAGCGCTTATCTCTGATTGAGCCTTATATCTTTGGAAAGCACCAGTCATTTTCGATGGGAGATTTCGTCGAACTCTTTAATCAGGAGGACGAAATCGACATTGAAGGCATGGATTACGAAAATAATTATCTTTGGTTAACAGGTTCCCACAGTACAAAACGCAAAAAGGCGAAAGGAAAAAATCCACAGAAAGATTTGGATAGACTCGCAACCATCAAAGCTGAGCCGAACCGTTATTTAATTGCTCGTATTCCTGTTATTAATGGGGAATTATTAAAATCCGGGTCGCTGCCTGATCATCCCGACCAAAAATTGACAGCGGCATATTTACAAAAAACAAAAGACGAAAACATTCTGATTGAAGCGCTCAAAGATGACTGCCACTTAGGGCCATTTTTAAGCTTTCCGCTTCCCAGCAAAGAAAATGGCTTTGATATTGAAGGATTAGCGGTTCATCAAGGCAAGATTTTTCTAGGATTTCGGGGGCCTGTGCTCCGAGGTTGGGCGATTATTGTGGAGATAGAAGTTGAAGAAAAAGAACCAGGAATCTTAACGCTCAAAAAAATTGGTGAAGAAGGAAAGCTCTACAAAAAACATTTTGTAAACCTGAATGGATTGGGTGTGCGGGAACTGTGTTTGAACGGTGACGATTTGATCATTCTGGCAGGGCCAACCATGGATTTGGAAGGTTCCTTGCGAATCTTCCGCCTGAAAAATGCCCTAGAGCATCCGAGCAACAGCCTATCGAGTCAGGAATCAGGAGATTTGGAGCTTTTATTTGACTTACCTTTTAATGTGGGCGCTGATCATGCTGAGGGATTAGCACTCTTTCCTTGTTTGGGTGAGTCAGATTCCCTTTTGGTCGTTTATGATTCACCCGATGAAGCAAGGCTTGTTAAACCGCATAGTGTTTATGCGGATGTTTTTAGATTGAAATAA
- a CDS encoding 2TM domain-containing protein produces MTVFERQIARSYQQEDIQQILNLAIARQSDGGEFSRQQLLEIAAELSISTESLAQAEQEWLLQQQQRQKHQEFNFYRRSQLKRRFGKYLIVNLFLVCLNLLTAGQLSWSLYILLFWGLGLGLHAWDTYQLQGEHYERAFQKWYRKHQLTQVAHSLYSRINNWLKAVS; encoded by the coding sequence ATGACTGTCTTTGAACGCCAAATCGCCCGCTCTTACCAGCAAGAAGACATTCAGCAGATCCTGAATCTGGCGATCGCTCGTCAGTCTGACGGCGGAGAATTTTCCCGCCAACAGCTTCTGGAAATTGCCGCTGAATTAAGTATTTCTACTGAAAGCCTAGCCCAGGCAGAACAGGAGTGGCTTCTCCAGCAACAACAGCGGCAAAAGCATCAAGAATTTAATTTCTATCGGCGCAGCCAACTCAAGAGACGTTTCGGTAAGTATTTAATTGTTAATCTTTTTTTAGTTTGTCTGAACCTACTGACGGCAGGACAACTGTCTTGGTCGTTATATATTTTATTATTCTGGGGGCTTGGGCTAGGACTTCATGCTTGGGATACCTATCAATTACAGGGTGAACACTACGAAAGAGCCTTCCAGAAGTGGTATCGCAAGCACCAGCTCACACAAGTTGCCCACTCACTTTATAGCCGCATCAACAACTGGCTGAAAGCGGTAAGCTGA
- a CDS encoding site-2 protease family protein: MNGSIRVGNLFGIPFYVHPSWFLVLGLVTFSYGGQLSAIFPGLASGLAFLLGFVAALFLFASVLAHELGHSFVALWQGIEVKSISLFLFGGLAALEKESETPAQSFWVAIAGPLVSLLLFGLFTAIGIGTPITGPLAAMVSLLAYINLMLALFNLIPGLPLDGGNILKSVVWKITGNPYKGVVFASRVGQFLGWIGISIGFLAVLGISNFGSFWTLLIGWFLLRNAGSSAQSARIQDKLLGLTAEDAVIPNSPIVSADLSLREFANNYIIGKAEWHKFLVTDEDGQLLGAIAVDDMRAVPTSHWNETPVQELMRPVDYSTTVKSDQSLLEVVTLLEQGKLTQLPVIRDNGVLVGILEKASIIRLLEQRAQAKPA; the protein is encoded by the coding sequence ATGAACGGTAGTATTCGTGTTGGTAACTTATTTGGCATTCCTTTTTATGTGCATCCGTCCTGGTTTTTAGTCTTGGGCTTGGTTACTTTTAGCTATGGAGGTCAACTGTCAGCTATTTTTCCGGGTTTGGCTAGTGGATTAGCCTTTCTTCTGGGATTTGTTGCAGCCTTGTTCTTATTTGCCTCCGTCCTAGCTCATGAATTGGGTCATAGCTTTGTGGCTCTTTGGCAAGGCATTGAAGTTAAATCCATCAGCTTATTTCTCTTTGGCGGTCTAGCGGCGTTGGAGAAAGAGTCAGAAACTCCGGCTCAATCTTTTTGGGTCGCGATCGCAGGGCCACTCGTCAGCCTCTTGCTCTTCGGTCTGTTCACAGCGATTGGCATCGGCACGCCGATTACAGGGCCATTGGCCGCGATGGTTAGCCTGCTGGCCTACATTAACTTGATGCTGGCCTTATTTAATCTGATTCCCGGCTTACCTCTGGATGGCGGCAATATCCTGAAGTCTGTGGTGTGGAAAATCACAGGTAATCCTTATAAAGGTGTAGTTTTTGCTAGCCGCGTTGGTCAGTTTTTAGGTTGGATTGGCATTAGCATAGGATTCCTCGCCGTCTTAGGAATTAGCAATTTCGGTAGCTTCTGGACTCTGTTAATTGGTTGGTTCCTGCTGCGAAATGCAGGTTCCTCTGCCCAATCCGCCAGAATCCAAGATAAGTTACTGGGTTTAACGGCTGAAGATGCTGTGATTCCCAATAGCCCGATTGTATCGGCTGACTTGTCTCTGCGAGAGTTTGCCAATAACTACATCATTGGTAAAGCAGAATGGCACAAGTTCTTAGTCACGGATGAGGATGGTCAATTGTTGGGTGCGATCGCTGTTGATGACATGAGAGCAGTACCCACCTCCCACTGGAATGAAACCCCCGTCCAAGAACTGATGCGGCCTGTTGATTACTCCACAACTGTGAAATCCGATCAATCCCTTTTGGAAGTTGTGACACTTTTGGAGCAAGGAAAACTCACTCAACTGCCTGTTATTCGTGATAACGGTGTGCTAGTCGGAATTCTCGAAAAAGCATCCATTATTCGCCTACTCGAGCAAAGAGCACAAGCTAAACCTGCTTAA
- a CDS encoding helix-turn-helix transcriptional regulator, with translation MAAQAASTERASCPVERTLEVIGGRWKVLILRELFQGVQRFGQLHRALNGITQKMLTQQLREMEHDGIIHREVYLQVPPKVEYSLTSLGESLKPIIDSMHEWGVRHLLEQNPEI, from the coding sequence ATGGCAGCTCAAGCAGCTAGTACCGAGAGAGCAAGTTGTCCGGTAGAAAGAACCCTAGAGGTTATTGGCGGACGCTGGAAAGTCTTGATTCTGCGGGAGTTATTTCAGGGCGTACAGCGTTTTGGTCAGTTGCACCGCGCTTTAAACGGCATTACCCAAAAAATGCTGACGCAACAACTACGGGAGATGGAACACGATGGCATCATTCATCGGGAGGTTTATTTGCAGGTTCCTCCTAAAGTTGAATACTCTCTAACCTCGTTAGGGGAAAGCCTGAAACCCATTATTGATTCAATGCATGAATGGGGGGTTAGGCATCTGCTAGAACAAAATCCAGAAATTTAG
- a CDS encoding pirin family protein, with product MITLRKAEDRGHANHGWLDTYHTFSFANYYDPKHMGFRALRVINEDYVSPTAGFGTHGHRDMEIITYVLEGALEHKDNIGNGSVIQPGEVQRMSAGTGILHSEFNHSENEAVHLLQIWLLPAQNGLSPSYEQRNFSPAKTPGKLHLVAAKDGREGAVTVHQDVDLYAAVLKAGDRLSHTLQPQRHAWVQVARGAITLNGLPLDTSDGAAISNETEVVIEATKEAEILLFDLA from the coding sequence ATGATCACACTTAGAAAAGCTGAAGATCGAGGACACGCGAATCATGGTTGGTTGGATACATACCACACCTTTTCATTCGCTAACTATTACGATCCCAAACATATGGGATTTCGCGCCCTACGGGTGATTAATGAAGACTACGTTAGCCCTACGGCTGGTTTTGGAACCCATGGACATCGCGATATGGAAATCATCACCTATGTTCTAGAAGGAGCATTAGAACACAAGGACAATATTGGTAATGGTTCAGTGATTCAGCCGGGTGAAGTACAACGGATGAGTGCTGGGACAGGAATCCTACACAGTGAGTTTAATCACTCCGAAAATGAAGCGGTTCATTTGCTGCAAATTTGGCTGTTACCCGCTCAAAACGGATTATCGCCAAGTTATGAACAACGGAACTTTTCCCCAGCCAAGACTCCAGGCAAACTGCATTTAGTTGCAGCTAAAGATGGGCGAGAGGGTGCTGTTACGGTTCATCAAGATGTAGATTTGTATGCTGCGGTTTTGAAAGCAGGCGATCGCCTTTCTCATACCCTCCAACCTCAACGTCATGCCTGGGTACAGGTAGCACGAGGTGCGATTACTCTGAACGGATTGCCTCTTGATACGAGTGATGGAGCCGCTATCAGCAACGAAACAGAAGTTGTGATTGAAGCGACGAAAGAAGCAGAAATTCTGCTATTCGATCTGGCATAA
- a CDS encoding metallophosphoesterase: MVKRLTSRPLLIAAVFIVCITLAPVLVILNRQPIMTSAPQLLTDPFLQLPTENSVRVVWFTEFAGSRHSVSYGQGLSRTAIATTTKLSRTREDQKSKVGKQTQEGQIYQQPTRRDIWRHEATITGLTAGRRVPYQVTSVREDDQKVSSHQFTLAPKPAPGTPLKILLTSDHQLMPMTAANLQKVYETIGQVDAVFLAGDLVNVPDRASEWFDDNRGGAFFPCLQGRADYELEKEGIKTTYKGGELIQYAPLFPAVGNHEVMGRFSNEHNLNDQFNDPYPRTIAQRLYQIKAKYLNPKNDPKVRQAWLKNNSFNTDTYNEIFTLPPNKSGVENNYSITFGDIRLVVLSITNIWRTPSLEADAKGRYREREKDLNNPIAWGYGQHIFEPVAKGSVQYKWLEKELNSPEFKQAKYKIVMFHHPPHSLGDNIVPAYTYPVQLIKRDEEGRIKAVRYEYPKAEDYIIRDIVPLLEAANVQLVFYGHSHLWNRFVSPSGMHFLETSNVGNTYGAYIGNKKRPVPIGFQAEYTATGNPNGLEPVMPTLAPLLGDEQQRLPYIASNDITAFSILDTGKGTVSSYRFDTREAKLSPGDSSKSKVVKFDEFRLAQPITSRKFQNKDAVLLAGVALIITGLIIAAGLAGIIPQNIIKLPFP; encoded by the coding sequence ATGGTCAAGCGCTTAACCAGTCGTCCCCTCCTCATAGCGGCTGTGTTTATCGTCTGCATTACCCTTGCCCCCGTCCTAGTAATCCTGAATAGGCAGCCCATAATGACATCTGCACCTCAGTTGCTGACTGACCCGTTTTTGCAACTGCCAACGGAGAATTCAGTGCGAGTGGTTTGGTTTACTGAGTTTGCAGGCTCCCGCCATAGCGTCAGCTACGGACAAGGACTCAGTCGCACGGCGATCGCCACTACGACCAAACTCAGTCGTACACGGGAAGACCAGAAATCCAAAGTGGGGAAACAAACACAAGAGGGTCAAATTTATCAGCAACCGACCAGGAGGGATATCTGGCGTCATGAAGCGACAATCACAGGTTTAACGGCTGGCAGGCGTGTGCCTTATCAGGTGACGAGTGTGCGGGAAGATGACCAAAAAGTGAGCAGCCATCAGTTTACTCTTGCGCCGAAACCGGCACCAGGAACCCCACTGAAAATTCTTCTCACTTCTGACCACCAATTGATGCCGATGACAGCGGCAAATCTCCAGAAAGTCTATGAAACTATTGGACAAGTTGATGCCGTCTTCTTGGCCGGTGATTTAGTCAACGTTCCTGATCGCGCTTCGGAATGGTTTGATGATAATCGTGGCGGTGCCTTTTTTCCCTGTCTCCAAGGTCGGGCAGATTACGAGCTAGAGAAAGAGGGCATCAAAACAACTTATAAAGGCGGTGAGTTAATCCAATATGCCCCCCTATTCCCAGCCGTTGGAAATCATGAGGTCATGGGACGCTTTTCCAATGAGCATAACTTAAATGACCAGTTTAACGACCCCTATCCTCGTACTATTGCCCAAAGACTTTATCAAATAAAAGCCAAGTACTTAAACCCCAAGAATGACCCAAAAGTGCGTCAAGCTTGGCTGAAAAATAATTCCTTTAATACCGACACTTATAACGAAATTTTCACCTTACCTCCGAACAAATCTGGAGTAGAGAATAATTATTCTATAACCTTTGGGGACATCCGATTGGTCGTGCTATCCATCACCAATATTTGGAGAACTCCTAGCTTAGAGGCAGATGCCAAAGGTAGATATCGAGAACGAGAAAAAGACTTAAATAATCCCATAGCGTGGGGATATGGACAACATATCTTTGAGCCAGTTGCTAAGGGTAGCGTCCAATATAAATGGTTGGAGAAAGAACTCAACAGTCCAGAATTTAAACAGGCGAAGTATAAGATTGTGATGTTTCACCATCCGCCCCATTCACTGGGCGATAATATTGTCCCCGCTTATACTTATCCGGTACAGTTGATTAAACGGGATGAAGAGGGACGTATTAAAGCGGTACGTTACGAGTACCCCAAGGCAGAGGATTACATTATTCGTGACATTGTACCTCTGTTAGAGGCGGCGAATGTACAACTGGTATTTTATGGACATTCGCATCTGTGGAATCGCTTTGTTTCTCCGAGTGGGATGCACTTTTTAGAAACTTCAAATGTCGGCAATACTTATGGTGCTTATATCGGCAATAAAAAGCGTCCGGTGCCAATAGGTTTTCAGGCAGAATATACGGCGACAGGTAATCCCAATGGACTGGAACCTGTGATGCCAACACTTGCACCGTTGCTCGGTGATGAGCAGCAGCGGCTGCCTTATATAGCGAGTAATGACATCACAGCTTTTAGTATCTTAGACACAGGTAAAGGTACAGTGAGCAGCTATCGTTTTGATACGCGTGAAGCGAAGCTATCCCCTGGGGACTCGTCGAAATCAAAAGTCGTGAAATTTGATGAATTCCGATTAGCTCAACCCATTACTTCAAGGAAATTTCAAAACAAGGATGCAGTACTTTTGGCTGGCGTCGCCTTAATCATTACAGGGCTAATTATTGCTGCTGGGTTGGCTGGCATCATACCTCAAAACATTATCAAACTGCCGTTCCCTTAA
- a CDS encoding DUF6464 family protein produces the protein MRLKSHAQIKRWIEFHQQRLRQVSNSIDKKGTCRYNAHSAYLLCAVNPTGSCELCQHYEPQDKRIHCG, from the coding sequence ATGCGACTCAAATCCCATGCCCAGATCAAACGCTGGATTGAGTTCCATCAACAACGATTGAGACAAGTATCAAATAGTATAGATAAAAAGGGGACTTGTAGATATAACGCTCACTCAGCCTACTTACTGTGTGCCGTGAATCCCACAGGCTCATGTGAGCTGTGTCAGCATTATGAACCTCAGGACAAACGTATACACTGTGGATAA
- a CDS encoding DUF1818 family protein codes for MERVVKTGSGWRLGWNPQTTDYQGLVGGEDWAIELTEAELDDFCRLLGQLAQTMSHMADELMDEEKIICEADSDLLWMEVEGYPHAYTLRFILNTGRRCEGSWLTEAVPGLVAAAQSLKVF; via the coding sequence ATGGAACGGGTTGTTAAAACTGGATCGGGTTGGCGTTTGGGTTGGAATCCTCAAACCACGGATTATCAAGGTTTAGTCGGTGGAGAGGATTGGGCGATCGAGCTAACCGAGGCAGAGTTAGATGATTTTTGTCGCTTATTGGGGCAGTTAGCCCAGACAATGAGCCATATGGCAGATGAGTTGATGGATGAGGAAAAAATCATCTGTGAAGCTGACAGCGACTTGTTGTGGATGGAGGTAGAAGGCTATCCCCATGCTTATACCCTGCGATTCATCTTAAACACAGGACGCCGCTGTGAGGGAAGCTGGCTTACTGAAGCCGTTCCAGGTTTGGTTGCAGCCGCTCAATCTCTGAAAGTATTTTAG